The genomic interval GTAGGCTTTCTCGTCTATGCGGCGGTAATGGCCTTTCATATTTCCATTAAGAATACGATCACCTGGGTGATCATGATCGTGGGGTCCATATTGACCTATATCTTTTTCAATCAACCCTGGATCTTCCCGGTGTTGATCGTGGCCGGTGGTATTGCCACGAACCTAAGCCGGAAAAGGATCCCACAGGTTCACCAAAAGCCAAAGAAGATCAAATGGTGGAATATCTGGCTCTTCGCGATCATCTTTATTCTCGCGGGGATCGCGAGTGAAACCGCGAAGAAGCGTGACCTGCCCAACCGGAAAGTGATCAACCTTTTTGAGAACGTGTACCGGATGGGGAGTTATGTATTTGGTGGCGGACAGGTACTGATGCCGCTGATGTATGAGCAATTCTGTATCCGTCCCGAGGCGGTCAAGGAAAAAGACAAGAATGTGGTGCAGATCGATAAAGATGATATGTACACGGGGATGGGGATCGTGCGGGCCATGCCGGGACCGGTTTTCAGCATCGCGTCATTTACCGGAGGTATGGCTTTAAAGGACCTGGGGAATACCCCGGAGCAGCGAACGAGTATGCAGTTGTTGGGTTGTTTGATCGGGACGATCGCGATATTCCTGCCCAGCGCCCTGCTGGTGCTTTTCTTTTTCCCGATATGGCATAATCTTAAAAAGTATGCGGCGGTCTACCGCTCCCTCGAGGGGATCAATGCCGTGGTGGTGGGGATCATGATCGCGGCCACGCTGGTGTTGATGAAGGATATTTCTTTGCTGGCCATGAGCGGGGGCAGCCTGATCAATGCGCTGGTAATCTCCGGAACGTTTTTATTGATGCAGTATACGCGCGTGCCGGCACCGGTTATCGTGGCGGGGTGTTTGTTGTTGGGGGTGGTTTTTTAATTTCTCGCGGTGGGCGCAAAGATAAATACGAGCGCAACGGGCGGCCCATGATCGAATATAGTAAGGCCTTAGCGTCCGCAGATACCTTTGCGCCCGCTGCGAGAAACTACCCTTTATAATATCCCCCCGCCTCTATCTCCTCCCGCACTTTATCCGGCACCATATATCGAATTGACTTCCCCTTTTGGATCATCTCACGTAAACGTGTAGCCGAAATTTCCAGCAAGGGCGCCTGGAGGATAAGCGTGTCGGCATTTTCGGGGGCTTGTACGACAAACCCGGGTCGCTGATAGATCAGGATCTTGTAATCGCGGAGCAATAGCTCATAATTCTTCCACTTCCTGATATTGCTAAAACTATCGCTCCCCATCACGATCCGGAATTCGTGCTCGGGGTATTTTTCTTTTAAATAAGTGAGTGTATCGATGGTGTACGATGGGCGGGGTAAATGAAACTCGATATCCGATGCTTTCATCCGGAGATCATCGCCAATGGCGGTCTGCACCAGGTGTAGCCGGTGGTATTCATTGAGCAGCCCGTTTTCCTGTTTGAGGGGATTATGGGGTGAAACAACAAACCACAAACGTTCCACGTCGGTTTCATTCAGCACATGGTTGGCAATGATGAGGTGTCCTACATGGACAGGATTGAAGGAACCAAAGTAGAGGGCAATCTTCATCTAATTGATAATCAATTAATTATATCAACCATGATATTATCGGCCTCGCTGATACGGAGACTGAGTTGATAGCCGGAGATGCTGACGGAGATCGGGTCGCCGAGCGGGGCTACCTGTTCTACCAGGATCCTTTCGCCGGGTACACAGCCCATTTCCATCAGTTTGAGGAAGATCTCATTGTTCTCAAAGTGTGTGATCACTGCTTCCTGCCCGGGCTTAAGGTCTGATAATTTCATGTTTCGTCTTGAATGGTACAAAACTAACCTTGTTGGCTGGGATTTGTTTACGAATTTTGGAGGGTTTCTCGCGGCGAACGCAAAGAATTAAGCGAGCGCCACGGCTGGCCTAATACCGAAAATAGCAAGACCGCTGCGCCCGCATCTATCTTTGCGTTCGCCGCGAGAAACTAAAAACCCAAAATGCCTAACATTTACTTCTTCAGCCAGAACACCACCCTCCCTCTCCGTGATCGCACGCGCCTGAAGGCCTTCCTTGGCCGACTGGCAAAGAAGGAAGGGAAAAGCCTGGGTTCACTTAATTATATCTTCTGCACAGATAAGGCCCTGCTGGATATCAACCGCCAGTATCTCAAGCACGATTTCTACACCGATATCATCACATTTGATCTTTCTGAATCCCCTTCCACCCTTAGTGGGGAGATATATATCAGCATTGACCGGGTGCGGGACAATGCGAAAACCCTGGGCGTTTCGGTAAAAGAGGAGCTTCACCGGGTTATTTTTCATGGATTACTGCATTTATGTGGGTTTAAAGACAAAAAACCGGGGGAGATAAAGGAAATGCGGGCTAAGGAGGGTTATTATCTACAGCAATATCTGAAATAGTTCCACGTGGAACTGGGGGGCTGTTTTCACCGCAGAGAACAAGAGGACGCGGAGGTACGCAGAGATTTTACAGTTAGGTCGCTTAGGCCGAAGCCCTGATCGCAAAAGGTTCGCTAAGAGCTAATGGCTAACAACTCTCCCTGCGTACCTCCGCGTCCTCTTGTTCTCTGCGGTGAATCACGTTCCACGTGAAACCTCCCCATCCCTCCCAATTTCCTACCTTTGCACGCTATGTTTCCCAATTATGATGTCATTGTGGTAGGCGCCGGTCATGCCGGCTGTGAAGCGGCAGCCGCGGCAGCCAATCTAGGCTCCAAGGTGCTGCTGGTGACCATGAATATGCAGACCATTGGCCAAATGAGCTGTAACCCCGCCATGGGTGGCATTGCCAAGGGCCAGATAGTGCGTGAAGTGGATGCCCTCGGGGGATATTCGGGGATTGTAACGGATGAATCCATGATCCAGTTCCGGATGCTGAATAAATCCAAGGGTCCGGCCATGTGGAGCCCCCGCGCGCAAAGCGACCGCATGCTTTTTTCCCAGAAATGGCGGGAAATGCTGGAGGGGACCAAAAACCTCGACTTTTACCAGGATATGGTGCGTGGATTGGTGATCAAAGACGGAAAATGCCAGGGAGTGATCACCGGCATGGGACATGAGATCATGGCAAAAGCGGTGGTATTGACCAACGGGACCTTCCTCAACGGGGTTATACATGTGGGAGAAAAGAACTTTGGCGGAGGACGCATGGCGGAAAAAGCCGCTACTGGGATTACCGAGCAATTGGTATCCATCGGATTTGAAAGCGACCGGCTCAAAACCGGGACCCCACCACGGGTAGATGGAAGAAGTCTGGACTATTCAAAAATGGAGGAACAGCCCGGGGACGAGGATATCAAAGGCTTTTCATTCAAGAAAACAAATAAACCGACCCAACAACGGTCCTGCTGGATCACCTATACAGATCCTGGTGTACACGAAATCCTCCGAAAAGGATTTGACCGGAGTCCCATGTTTGCCGGACGTATTGATGGAGTAGGGCCCAGGTATTGCCCAAGCATAGAAGATAAGATCAACCGCTTCGCGGAAAGGGACCGCCACCAACTCTTTGTGGAACCCGAAGGATGGAATACGGTTGAGATCTATGTAAACGGATTCTCTACCTCACTCCCAGAAGATATTCAATACGAAGCCCTTCGTACTGTGCCGGGGTTTGAGAATGCGCGGATGTTTCGTCCGGGTTATGCGATCGAGTATGATTATTTCCCACCCACACAGTTGCGCCATAGTCTGGAGACCAGGCTAGTTGAAAACCTCTTCTTCGCCGGGCAGATAAACGGAACCACGGGTTATGAAGAAGCGGCTTGTCAGGGATTGATGGCCGGAATAAATGCACATCAAAAGATCAATGAAAAAGAACCATTGATCTTAAAAAGAAGCGAGGCCTATATTGGTGTGTTGATCGATGACCTCATCACGAAGGGGACGCAGGAACCTTATCGGATGTTTACCAGTCGCGCGGAGTTTCGCACGCTTCTGCGTCAGGACAATGCCGATCTGCGTTTGACAGAAATGAGCCATGCCATTGGGCTGGCCGATGAAGAACGCTATCAACGCGTGTTGGCCAAAAAAGAAGGCGTGGAGAAGATCAAAGCATTTTTACAAAATACACCCGTCGAACCCGCTGTCATCAATGGATATCTAACATCGATCGGTTCGGCAATAATTACGGAAAAACAAAGACTGGCCAAGATCCTCTTGCGCCCCGATATAGATATTGATTCATTGGCCGCGGCTGTGCCATTTCTCAGGAAGGAATTAAGCGCTTATGACCCTGAGATCATTGAACAGGCCGGTATCCAGGTAAAATACGAGACCTATATAGAAAAGGAGCGCGAATTGGTGACCCGGATGTCGGAGCTGGAAAACCTCCTTATT from Chitinophagales bacterium carries:
- a CDS encoding chromate transporter; this encodes MLLRHMHFLRAVFLHSLTAFGGPQAHIGMMLKTFVHKTPYVTESELMEYNAFCQLLPGASSTQTLTLIGYKRGGVPLAVVTLIVWILPASIMMGALSFLLHYIDKRALHVDIFKFIPPMAVGFLVYAAVMAFHISIKNTITWVIMIVGSILTYIFFNQPWIFPVLIVAGGIATNLSRKRIPQVHQKPKKIKWWNIWLFAIIFILAGIASETAKKRDLPNRKVINLFENVYRMGSYVFGGGQVLMPLMYEQFCIRPEAVKEKDKNVVQIDKDDMYTGMGIVRAMPGPVFSIASFTGGMALKDLGNTPEQRTSMQLLGCLIGTIAIFLPSALLVLFFFPIWHNLKKYAAVYRSLEGINAVVVGIMIAATLVLMKDISLLAMSGGSLINALVISGTFLLMQYTRVPAPVIVAGCLLLGVVF
- a CDS encoding nicotinate-nucleotide adenylyltransferase; this encodes MKIALYFGSFNPVHVGHLIIANHVLNETDVERLWFVVSPHNPLKQENGLLNEYHRLHLVQTAIGDDLRMKASDIEFHLPRPSYTIDTLTYLKEKYPEHEFRIVMGSDSFSNIRKWKNYELLLRDYKILIYQRPGFVVQAPENADTLILQAPLLEISATRLREMIQKGKSIRYMVPDKVREEIEAGGYYKG
- a CDS encoding ferrous iron transport protein A, translated to MKLSDLKPGQEAVITHFENNEIFLKLMEMGCVPGERILVEQVAPLGDPISVSISGYQLSLRISEADNIMVDIIN
- the ybeY gene encoding rRNA maturation RNase YbeY, which translates into the protein MPNIYFFSQNTTLPLRDRTRLKAFLGRLAKKEGKSLGSLNYIFCTDKALLDINRQYLKHDFYTDIITFDLSESPSTLSGEIYISIDRVRDNAKTLGVSVKEELHRVIFHGLLHLCGFKDKKPGEIKEMRAKEGYYLQQYLK
- the mnmG gene encoding tRNA uridine-5-carboxymethylaminomethyl(34) synthesis enzyme MnmG — translated: MFPNYDVIVVGAGHAGCEAAAAAANLGSKVLLVTMNMQTIGQMSCNPAMGGIAKGQIVREVDALGGYSGIVTDESMIQFRMLNKSKGPAMWSPRAQSDRMLFSQKWREMLEGTKNLDFYQDMVRGLVIKDGKCQGVITGMGHEIMAKAVVLTNGTFLNGVIHVGEKNFGGGRMAEKAATGITEQLVSIGFESDRLKTGTPPRVDGRSLDYSKMEEQPGDEDIKGFSFKKTNKPTQQRSCWITYTDPGVHEILRKGFDRSPMFAGRIDGVGPRYCPSIEDKINRFAERDRHQLFVEPEGWNTVEIYVNGFSTSLPEDIQYEALRTVPGFENARMFRPGYAIEYDYFPPTQLRHSLETRLVENLFFAGQINGTTGYEEAACQGLMAGINAHQKINEKEPLILKRSEAYIGVLIDDLITKGTQEPYRMFTSRAEFRTLLRQDNADLRLTEMSHAIGLADEERYQRVLAKKEGVEKIKAFLQNTPVEPAVINGYLTSIGSAIITEKQRLAKILLRPDIDIDSLAAAVPFLRKELSAYDPEIIEQAGIQVKYETYIEKERELVTRMSELENLLIPEAFNYDNLKALSAEAMQKFKKIKPRTLGQASRISGVNPSDVQILMVYMGR